The Impatiens glandulifera chromosome 8, dImpGla2.1, whole genome shotgun sequence genome includes a window with the following:
- the LOC124913264 gene encoding keratin, type II cytoskeletal 1-like: MVDDFILATVNGMEISFDEALLKTQKEDRKEVAECVKILKELDNTLKKNTYETHFQEKENVKAAVERKQSRITQGEPSRRGDDVSIGTRSKRAQTNDENPRPTKRGGGRSSGDRRGRSSSSGRGGQSGSDRGGRSSGGDRGGRSSGSGRGGRALPPFQNLLTGEGVSGGVVICDG; this comes from the exons ATGGTGGACGATTTCATCTTAGCTACTGTGAATGGGATGGAAATATCTTTCGATGAAGCCCT TTTGAAGACTCAGAAAGAGGACAGAAAAGAAGTTGCTGAATGTGTCAAAATCCTTAAAGAATTGGATAATACACTGAAgaagaatacgtatgagactcat TttcaagagaaagaaaatgtgAAAGCTGCTGTTGAAAGAAAACAGTCTCGGATCACTCAAGGTGAGCCCAGTAGAAGAGGTGACGATGTATCAATCGGTACCAGATCTAAGCGTGCACAAACCAACGATGAAAATCCAAGGCCAACCAAAAGAGGAGGAGGTCGAAGCAGTGGTGATCGCAGAGGCCGAAGCAGTAGTAGTGGACGTGGTGGGCAATCTGGTAGTGATCGAGGAGGTCGTTCCAGtggtggtgatcgtggtgggagatcaagtggaagcggtcgtggtggtcgtgCTCTTCCTCCATTCCAAAACCTGCTAACTGGTGAAGGAGTAAGCGGTGGAG TTGTTATATGtgatggatga
- the LOC124911324 gene encoding protein ENHANCED DISEASE RESISTANCE 2-like isoform X2: MASPLPPSPASLHLKKVSSEGASSESLGSESPGEEFEFSGWVYHIRISSLGHEACHLRFLRIRGKYVEMFKRDPSQDPGNNPIRRGIVGRTLMVEEFGRRKLNDVDFYVLRIFNRLDQTKKGEIACSSVGDAHKWMEAFDHAKQLAEYDLSRSGSSRNKLNMENEIDLEGHRPRVRRYAHGFKKLIRIGRGPESLLHQSTNLANKGGSTDFGGNGSGDVIEAHEWKCVRTVNGIRIFEDVSDPKNGKAVIVKAVAVLEASADTAFEVITNLDRRQRYEWDTLMDDLKLVESLDGHFDVIYGKHDSRYLGRCQSKKDFVFSRQWFRGQDGTYTILHFPTVDKKCPPKPGYRRIKINPSTWEIRSLKTKATSNGARCLVTQMLEMKTVGRFKWRSNPYSSFEKSISYALLSQVAGLKEYIGANPGLTSASATVVSSKYSDGNLSSGEYADDEVADQFYDAMSTDSSSSDEDVEDEVDKDRKDIKIKLRNVSWAIAGLALRRNSAKDLGTELDLNVSPAILDPSQYHGTMRQGKDDNDYNSWTSPNGAGFMIRGKTYLKDNAKVMGGDPLFKLISVDWFKVEKPFSRVALHSSSLVQVPAKPNYSLVLYYAADRPINKNSLLGKFVDGNDLFRDSRLKLIPRIVEGYWMVKRAVGTKACLLGKAVTCEYLRKDNFLEIDVDIGSSSVARSVIGLVLGYVTSLVVDLAILIEGKEEAELPEYLLGTVRLNRVRLDTAQALDI, translated from the exons ATGGCCTCACCGTTGCCTCCATCGCCGGCATCTCTTCATTTGAAGAAGGTGTCCAGCGAAGGGGCATCGTCTGAGAGCCTTGGTTCAGAGAGTCCCGGAGAGGAGTTCGAGTTCTCCGGCTGGGTTTATCATATTCGAATCAGCTCCCTAGGCCACGAAGCCTGTCACCTTCGTTTTCTCCGAATCCGTGGCAAGTACGTCGAGATGTTCAAGCGCGATCCTTCCCAAGACCCTGGCAAT AATCCAATCAGGCGAGGTATTGTTGGGCGTACTTTAATGGTGGAAGAGTTCGGAAGGCGAAAGCTCAATGATGTT GATTTTTATGTCTTACGGATCTTCAACCGGCTGGACCAGACCAAAAAGGGTGAG ATAGCTTGTAGTTCAGTTGGAGATGCTCATAAGTGGATGGAGGCATTCGATCATGCCAAGCAACTG GCTGAATACGACCTCTCAAGGAGTGGTAGTTCAAGAAATAAACTGAACATGGAAAATGA GATTGATCTTGAAGGACACCGACCTAGGGTAAGAAGGTATGCACATGGTTTTAAAAAGCTTATACGAATTGGAAGAG GACCAGAGTCTCTTTTGCACCAATCCACGAACTTAGCTAATAAAGGCGGGTCAACAGACTTTGGTGGGAATGGTTCTGGGGATGTGATTGAAGCACATGAATGGAAATGTGTTCGTACTGTCAATG GTATTAGAATCTTTGAAGATGTGTCTGATCCGAAG AATGGTAAAGCTGTTATTGTGAAGGCTGTTGCTGTTCTGGAAGCTAGTGCAGATACTGCTTTTGAGGTCATTACGAATCTTGATCGACGCCAAAGATACGA ATGGGATACATTGATGGATGACTTGAAGTTGGTTGAATCTCTAGATGGACATTTTGATGTCATCTATGGGAAACATGATTCCAGATATCTAGGAAG ATGCCAATCTAAAAAAGATTTTGTCTTCTCCAGACAGTGGTTCCGAGGACAAGATGGAACATATA CAATATTGCATTTTCCTACAGTAGATAAGAAGTGTCCTCCTAAACCTGGATATAGACGCATAAAAATTAATC CTTCAACATGGGAGattagaagtttgaaaacaaaaGCCACTTCAAATGGTGCAAGATGCCTTGTTACTCAAATGTTGGAGATGAAAACAGTAGGCCGGTTTAAGTGGAGAAGTAATCCTTACTCAAGTTTTGAAAAGTCTATTTCTTATGCTTTGTTGAGCCAGGTGGCAG GTTTGAAAGAATATATTGGTGCAAACCCAGGACTCACGTCTGCTTCGGCCACAGTTGTTAGTTCAAAATATTCTGATGGTAATTTGTCCAGTGGTGAATACGCAGATGATGAAGTTGCAGACCAATTCTATGATGCTATGAGCACAGATTCATCTTCATCAGATGAGGATGTTGAAGATGAAGTCGACAAGGACAGGAAG gaCATAAAAATAAAGCTGAGAAATGTATCATGGGCTATTGCTGGCCTGGCGTTACGACGAAATTCAG CAAAAGATCTGGGTACAGAATTAGATCTAAATGTTTCTCCAGCAATTCTTGATCCTAGTCAATATCATGGAACCATGCGCCAAGGGAAAGATGACAATGATTATAATAGTTGGACATCCCCAAATGGTGCAGGGTTTATGATCCGCGGGAAAACATACCTGAAAGATAATGCAAAG GTGATGGGAGGAGATCCACTTTTCAAGCTTATATCTGTTGACTGGTTCAAAGTTGAAAAACCCTTCAGCCGAGTGGCATTGCATTCCAGTTCACTCGTCCAG GTTCCAGCAAAACCCAACTACAGCCTGGTACTGTATTATGCTGCTGATAGGCCAATAAACAAAAATTCGTTACTGGGCAAGTTTGTTGATGGGAATGATCTGTTTCGGGACTCGAGGCTGAAACTGATTCCAAGAATTGTTGAG GGATATTGGATGGTCAAGCGTGCAGTTGGAACGAAGGCTTGCTTATTGGGAAAGGCTGTTACGTGTGAGTACCTTAGAAAAGACAACTTCCTCGAG
- the LOC124911324 gene encoding protein ENHANCED DISEASE RESISTANCE 2-like isoform X1, giving the protein MASPLPPSPASLHLKKVSSEGASSESLGSESPGEEFEFSGWVYHIRISSLGHEACHLRFLRIRGKYVEMFKRDPSQDPGNNPIRRGIVGRTLMVEEFGRRKLNDVDFYVLRIFNRLDQTKKGEIACSSVGDAHKWMEAFDHAKQLAEYDLSRSGSSRNKLNMENEIDLEGHRPRVRRYAHGFKKLIRIGRGPESLLHQSTNLANKGGSTDFGGNGSGDVIEAHEWKCVRTVNGIRIFEDVSDPKNGKAVIVKAVAVLEASADTAFEVITNLDRRQRYEWDTLMDDLKLVESLDGHFDVIYGKHDSRYLGRCQSKKDFVFSRQWFRGQDGTYTILHFPTVDKKCPPKPGYRRIKINPSTWEIRSLKTKATSNGARCLVTQMLEMKTVGRFKWRSNPYSSFEKSISYALLSQVAGLKEYIGANPGLTSASATVVSSKYSDGNLSSGEYADDEVADQFYDAMSTDSSSSDEDVEDEVDKDRKDIKIKLRNVSWAIAGLALRRNSAKDLGTELDLNVSPAILDPSQYHGTMRQGKDDNDYNSWTSPNGAGFMIRGKTYLKDNAKVMGGDPLFKLISVDWFKVEKPFSRVALHSSSLVQSEAGKKLPFVLIVNLEVPAKPNYSLVLYYAADRPINKNSLLGKFVDGNDLFRDSRLKLIPRIVEGYWMVKRAVGTKACLLGKAVTCEYLRKDNFLEIDVDIGSSSVARSVIGLVLGYVTSLVVDLAILIEGKEEAELPEYLLGTVRLNRVRLDTAQALDI; this is encoded by the exons ATGGCCTCACCGTTGCCTCCATCGCCGGCATCTCTTCATTTGAAGAAGGTGTCCAGCGAAGGGGCATCGTCTGAGAGCCTTGGTTCAGAGAGTCCCGGAGAGGAGTTCGAGTTCTCCGGCTGGGTTTATCATATTCGAATCAGCTCCCTAGGCCACGAAGCCTGTCACCTTCGTTTTCTCCGAATCCGTGGCAAGTACGTCGAGATGTTCAAGCGCGATCCTTCCCAAGACCCTGGCAAT AATCCAATCAGGCGAGGTATTGTTGGGCGTACTTTAATGGTGGAAGAGTTCGGAAGGCGAAAGCTCAATGATGTT GATTTTTATGTCTTACGGATCTTCAACCGGCTGGACCAGACCAAAAAGGGTGAG ATAGCTTGTAGTTCAGTTGGAGATGCTCATAAGTGGATGGAGGCATTCGATCATGCCAAGCAACTG GCTGAATACGACCTCTCAAGGAGTGGTAGTTCAAGAAATAAACTGAACATGGAAAATGA GATTGATCTTGAAGGACACCGACCTAGGGTAAGAAGGTATGCACATGGTTTTAAAAAGCTTATACGAATTGGAAGAG GACCAGAGTCTCTTTTGCACCAATCCACGAACTTAGCTAATAAAGGCGGGTCAACAGACTTTGGTGGGAATGGTTCTGGGGATGTGATTGAAGCACATGAATGGAAATGTGTTCGTACTGTCAATG GTATTAGAATCTTTGAAGATGTGTCTGATCCGAAG AATGGTAAAGCTGTTATTGTGAAGGCTGTTGCTGTTCTGGAAGCTAGTGCAGATACTGCTTTTGAGGTCATTACGAATCTTGATCGACGCCAAAGATACGA ATGGGATACATTGATGGATGACTTGAAGTTGGTTGAATCTCTAGATGGACATTTTGATGTCATCTATGGGAAACATGATTCCAGATATCTAGGAAG ATGCCAATCTAAAAAAGATTTTGTCTTCTCCAGACAGTGGTTCCGAGGACAAGATGGAACATATA CAATATTGCATTTTCCTACAGTAGATAAGAAGTGTCCTCCTAAACCTGGATATAGACGCATAAAAATTAATC CTTCAACATGGGAGattagaagtttgaaaacaaaaGCCACTTCAAATGGTGCAAGATGCCTTGTTACTCAAATGTTGGAGATGAAAACAGTAGGCCGGTTTAAGTGGAGAAGTAATCCTTACTCAAGTTTTGAAAAGTCTATTTCTTATGCTTTGTTGAGCCAGGTGGCAG GTTTGAAAGAATATATTGGTGCAAACCCAGGACTCACGTCTGCTTCGGCCACAGTTGTTAGTTCAAAATATTCTGATGGTAATTTGTCCAGTGGTGAATACGCAGATGATGAAGTTGCAGACCAATTCTATGATGCTATGAGCACAGATTCATCTTCATCAGATGAGGATGTTGAAGATGAAGTCGACAAGGACAGGAAG gaCATAAAAATAAAGCTGAGAAATGTATCATGGGCTATTGCTGGCCTGGCGTTACGACGAAATTCAG CAAAAGATCTGGGTACAGAATTAGATCTAAATGTTTCTCCAGCAATTCTTGATCCTAGTCAATATCATGGAACCATGCGCCAAGGGAAAGATGACAATGATTATAATAGTTGGACATCCCCAAATGGTGCAGGGTTTATGATCCGCGGGAAAACATACCTGAAAGATAATGCAAAG GTGATGGGAGGAGATCCACTTTTCAAGCTTATATCTGTTGACTGGTTCAAAGTTGAAAAACCCTTCAGCCGAGTGGCATTGCATTCCAGTTCACTCGTCCAG TCAGAAGCTGGGAAGAAACTCCCATTTGTCCTCATAGTTAATTTGGAG GTTCCAGCAAAACCCAACTACAGCCTGGTACTGTATTATGCTGCTGATAGGCCAATAAACAAAAATTCGTTACTGGGCAAGTTTGTTGATGGGAATGATCTGTTTCGGGACTCGAGGCTGAAACTGATTCCAAGAATTGTTGAG GGATATTGGATGGTCAAGCGTGCAGTTGGAACGAAGGCTTGCTTATTGGGAAAGGCTGTTACGTGTGAGTACCTTAGAAAAGACAACTTCCTCGAG